The Vigna angularis cultivar LongXiaoDou No.4 chromosome 9, ASM1680809v1, whole genome shotgun sequence DNA window CTCATCGTCACCCTCATGTCCACCCTCATCCTCATCTTCTTGTACATTCTGTAGCTCAAAATCATGTACTTCAACCTCCTCTGCATCATGTACTTCTTCCTCCTCTACATCATGTACTTCACCATCGTCTCCATTTTCAACCTGTTTAGCAACTTCACTGTGAACCTCTACATCAACTTCAGGCTGAACCTCACCTTCACCCTCCTCCATTTTTCTATCAACTTGTTCACCATCACCATGACCCTGAACCTCCTCCATTTGTGTTCCAACTTCAACCTGAACCTCACCCTCACCCTCCTCCATTTCTCTACCAACTTGTTCACCATCACCATGACCCTGAACCTCCTCCATTTGTGTTCCAACTTCAGGCTGAACCTCACCCTCACCCTCCTTCATTTCTCTACCAACTTGTTCACCATCACCATGACCCTGAACCTCCTCCATTTGTGTTCCAACTTCAGGCTAAACTTCACCCTCACCATCCTCCATTTCTCTACCAACTTCACCCTCACCATCCTCCACTTGTTTGGAAACATGAACTTCATCATTAACATCGCCATCAACCCAATCAATCATTTCTATTATGTCTGGTTCCATGGTATTATGAACCACGTACAAatgaacttcatcatttaacctTGCAATATTCAACATATGCATGACACCTCTATCCTCAGTCAATAATTCTAACCTATCTGGCACTACTGAAGCACCTCCTAAACTATACCAAAGTTCTTTTATGTATATATGACTTAAGGCTTTCACTGAAGCTAATATTCCAAAATAGCTCCACAGGTCTGGATCACAAGACCATTCTGCTAtctctccatcaaattttaaatttccattATCTTAGGTAACAAAATGGCCAGTATGGTGGACCAAAACTTTAATACGTTCATCAACCATTCTCTTTTATGTATAAAGCACAAAATTTAAAGACCTGTACGTCATGGGgggaaaaattattattacactCCCTACTCACTAAGGAAACACTCACACATAAAGGAGACAGGAGAACAAACTAACATCCCCACTAGGGAAATATTCACATAGACAAGGGGACCACTACTTCTAtacaatttgaaaaatgaaattttgggACCACAATGTCTGTAGTATAGTACACATTTGAAGATGCAAAATCAGGCTCCATCATACAATAAGATACCAAATTCGTGACCCATCACAGAACAACAAAGGAAGAAGATAGCAGACACATGTTATAAAGATAGAACAACAAAATCGGGACCACAACGCATAAAGAACGTAATATCAATACATCCGCGTAAACGAAACAAAATCGGGACCACAGCGCATAAAGATAGCACACATCATACTAAACTTAACTGACATAAACTTTCACTTTGGTTCCTCCACCTCCACGTGATTGTCTTCGTGTACGTCTTCTTCTTGCGAAATGAAATCCCTAATTTTCACTCACTCCCCAAGTTAAATCCCTAACTCACCATATAGAAATCCCTAATCCCCTAATGCAACTTCAGTAAAAATAAATCCCTAAATACAAAATATCCATgtcaaaaactaattttttaaaatcaaatttccATGTAATTGAATCACTATAAATGAGCTATTAATGTCTGCATCCACGTTATCACAGTTAGGCGACGTCAGTCGAAAATTAACGGAGAGAGCTTTATTGCCTCAAATTAACAAGTATTTGGATTCAATtgggaaaaaaaaaacgaggacccacttgagattcacgaacaaatatgaagatcaaaagaCATATTTAACCTAATTTAATCCTGAAAATTgtttggtttgatttttttcttttttgctaaTTTTAATGGTGTTTGGATTTGTACCTGGTTCCTCCAATTGAATATGAGTATTTCTCGAAGATGAATAGTTTGatgattttcaaaaaaattagatgttttaattaagttttgtgACAAATGATACTTTTAGATTAATccttgtttaatttttttttttctaatttatgttACTTATTtgtacttgtttttttttccacaTATTTGTACTTGTAATTGGCCCAATTAATTAAATAGGAAAACAAATCTAAAATTGTGATGGACTCTTTTCTACTAATTGACCCAATTTCAGATGGAGTGGACTTgactttaaataaattatttacttaagAAAATGACATACAGATTGAATAGGTGAAATTGACATGTCCAATTTTTCATTTGTACTCATAAATTCACATCACAAATATTTATTGGATGAAAAATTACAAGTGGATAAGTGATTCTTAAATTTTTGATTTccatgtataattttttttgaagatcTCATTATAAGTTCCTATGTTGAAAAAATGTAGGCTCAATGTCTAATGCTTGTAATAATGTCCTTAGAcactaaaaaaatcattaaataatgattaattttacagacaaaaatgtaattaatttagatattgattaatttagatataattttacaaattaaaaattattagtatttaaaataatttatattataaataaaaaattatatttgatttatcaaTCAGAATCTAAATTGATATtaaccataaaaaataaattagtatttaaatttatctttaatttaaaaagattaatttaaaattaataataagaaataggtaaaatttagataattaatGTTACAAAccaatttaaaagtttaattcaCAGAtcaataatgatttttattaaaaacagaaactattttaaatactgtttcataataaaaactaatttttattttaaaatctaaattttgttttgtttttttaatttaaaatttttacaataatgtgtagtaaaaaatgttatcctaaaaataagatataaatataaaaggaaaGGTTGACTAAGTGAATTCTAAACAAGTGAAAATGAAACATTTTATCCACTGCAAaagtaaatatcaaaatttcTGGTGCTAGTAATAATCAAGGATAGAAGCATATGCAGCATTACAGTACGTAAAGATTCCCAAAACTCACCATTTGAACTGCGAAAAAAAGATAATACAACAACAGAATCAGAAAAGGATCTCAATTGTAATCTTCAAGCGATTCAGTATATATGCTGAAGCAGTCAATTGAAATCCATTGAAGTGATTGGCAACAGTGGATGCGTCCCTCTGCGTTGACGTTTCAGCCATGTGTCTCTGAAACGGCTtctgaagatgatgaagagatGAATGATGAACCAGAATGTGTAGACAGAAAAACCTAATGATTCCCAAGTGTCAGGTAGCAAGAGCAGCAGCAAGGAAATCAAAGAGAGTGAAGCAAAGGCGTGCATGAGAGTGCGAAGGTGATGAACCCTAATGCCAAAGTTGAGGGTACCCAAGAAGGCCAAGCAATAGAGAAGAAAGGTAGCAATGGAAAGCCAAATGGTCTTTGGATGAAGGTGAAAAGGGTTGGGATTTTGTGTTCTGATTTGGAGAAAACCAAGAAGAACAGAGAAGATGAATGCAACAAGGGCATGAACAGGATTGGTTTCTATGTTAAATACTGTCATGTATGTTATATTAAAGGTCACTCTAGTATCTCTGAAAACAGCGTCAGCCATGAAAAACTTCTGCTGATGTACCAAAGAAGCCAAAAATTTCAAACAGAGAAGAGCTAAGGGATATGCATACAACGCATtcagagaaaaatatataaaggcAACTTCTGCATGTAAGTCTACATGCATATCTTGTTCGTTTCCTCGAAAGTTCGTACTTGACCGACCACCATGTAACACCGaagtaaaactttaaatattttaaaagaaataaattgaaaagatGATAATAAAACTAAgagaaacaacaacaataaaagtcaaagaaaaagaattgcaacatataaaataatcagCAAAACAACCTACCATCCCATATATATACtgtctatattttttatttttattttcaaataattatttcaaatatgttatgaaaaatgtatgaataaggtTATATATGTTAAGTTGACAACAACGAAGTTAAATCCATGTTGATGTGgtcgtactttttctcttctttcttgtgCTGTCCagttttttctttgatgatttgttgaacttattctttctttgtggactttattcatatacttttcataacatagggacccaatgtcttcatcttaaaaccgggtactaaacaaaaattcacctcttaacatggagACTCTTAACATGgagacgaagtaagcatttaagcctattttaaaaaaaattaattgaaaagaatataataaaactaagagaaacaacaataaaagtcaAAGAAAAACAATGCAACATATAAAATACTTACAGCAAAACTACCTACCATCCcatacatacatacattcatatatatatatatatatatatatatatatatatatatatatatatatatatatatatatatatatatatatatatatatatatatatatatatatatatctcgtGCAGTCAGGAaaaacgacagcggttattttcaattataaacgGCGTCGACGAGTCAAATGAAGCACCAACACGAGAGCAATGGAGGCAGAGGCACCAACGCGCAACGAACCTTGGACCACCCATGAGAGAAAAGCTTGTGTCAGGGAAGAAGCGGATTGCGCCAGGGTAGAAGCGTTGCAGAGAGAAGGTTGCGCTGAAAGAGTGCGAGGAAGAAGACTGAATAGTAGGGTAAAATTTTTAACTCTGAAACAGTTATTTAAAGCGATACTACCTTGGTTCTACCATTACCTGAGGTAATAGACTACTATATGTCTCGGTTAACAAGGCAACCGATATCTATACGcctaaaaaaaaaggaaattttgaAATGCCTATACGCCTCGATTGTACTAGGACCCGTGGCAGAAAAGCCTTTTCACACCGGTTCTGAACCAATTGATGTCGTAAGGTTCGAACAAAAAGAATTGGAACGTTTAGTGATCAGAGATGTTAGTGCCTGACAGAAGATACTGTCTCGGTTCCCCATAGAACCGAAGCAGTAGGTAAAATTCAAAACGCACTCAAGCAAAAAGTAAGTTTTTGAGggaattttttatgattttagacatcgatttatattttaaccgaggtaatatggCTTATATGTCTTAGTTTCCCTTGAATCGAGACAGATAAGTTCGATAAAACTACTGAAATGTCACTGCGTTCATATAGACTTCTATTTCTCTTTAACCGAGACCTATTGGTCAAGTTTAAATGTTGTTGTttgactaatatatatatatatatatatatatatatatatatatatatatatatatatatatatatatatatatatatatatatatatatatatatatatatatatatatatatatatatatatatggggtttgctaacgcgcgtacgcctgtttttcagttggtacgttttagtaatgtgtaccgggttttagtagacaaaaatatccttatatatcatggattttaagttttaaggttaagggtattttaataattttcattctcaaaactaaaaaaaaaaaagaaacccccaaatccttactcacctctctcattcctctcaaccctttctctttcatctttttcactccaacTTTTTTTCTATCATCCCTATtgtagttccaattgaaaaaatgaaaaatttctcgtaaccttttctctttcatctttctcactccaatcttttctttgtcatccctactgtagccccaattgaaaaagtCAAAAGCACTTGtagttaaacaatcttacaaaaaaatgattttataatgagttttcatcttataatttttgtcttatctaattttatccaattttcacaagcataaaggaattggtaattgacctgaaaaaaaatcagaaataatcgttgttaaacaatttcttacaaaatgattttataatgagtttttattttgtgatttttgtcttatctaattttatctaattttcacaagcataatgacatcaaaggaattgataattggccttgaaaaaatcagaaacactcattgttaaataatttcttacaaaaaatgactttataatgagttttcattttataatttttatcgtatattatctaattttcacaagcataatgacatccaaaagaattggtaattggcttggaGGATTTTTTAAAGATGATGATTtagcagatgatgaaattagagaggttagtgaaaatggtgaaattgaagagatcttgaatgaacctttgcctgaagatgaatatgtcaatgactcaactctttacaaaggcaaattgtttaaaggtaaatgtttctgattttttcagttggaactacagtagggatgacagagaaaatgttggagtgcaAAAGATGAAAGAggaagggttgagaggaatgagagaggtaaGTAAGGATTtgggggtttttttttttttttttagttttgagaatgaaaattattaaaatacccttaaccttaaaacttagaatcatgatatataaggatatttttgtctactaaaatccggtacacattactaaaacgtaccaactgaaaaacaggcgtacgcacgttagcaaacccctatatatatatatatatatgtatatatatatatatatatatatatatatatattct harbors:
- the LOC108322594 gene encoding uncharacterized protein LOC108322594, which codes for MEEVQGHGDGEQVGREMKEGEGEVQPEVGTQMEEVQGHGDGEQVGREMEEGEGEVQVEVGTQMEEVQGHGDGEQVDRKMEEGEGEVQPEVDVEVHSEVAKQVENGDDGEVHDVEEEEVHDAEEVEVHDFELQNGGHGVGDDADDEDEDVDDGEYENVEDSISEESLVDVRVECDIETSKGQPCSLEGECSRRTENDSMHDVHGLFDIEWVSDELDSGPDSENDDASIPKTLFPHLLCLKVWGNINGK